TCAGCGGCAGCAGATCGAGTGGGATGCGATTCAGGACGTGCGTGACCATAGGCCACACGGAGGCAGCCAGGAGTCGCGGGCTAATGGAGCTGGACGACGACTGCCTGCTGATGATTTGCGAGCATCTGGCGCTGGCGGAGCAGCTGAGACTAATGGCGCTGCAGGAGGAGCGACTGTCCAGCTTGATACTCCGCCTGTGGACCATCAGATATGCCCAACAGTTCGATTTTCGCCGGGAGCTGCAACTAAAGCTGCTAGCGCCCGACGAGCAGGCTGAAGTATTGGACCACCTGGGCCAGCGAACGAGAGCCTTGATTAACCTGCCAGGGACCGGCGAGGGTTGCCGGAAGTGGCTCAAACGCAAGCGAAGAAGCCTTAACCAGTTGCTAAAAATCAGTTTCACCAAAAGCAACGCCTTTGTGGTGCAGAAACTGCCAGAACTGAGTCCCAATTTGGTGGACCTTAAGCTCGGTGAAGGTGAGGACTTAACACCCCCAGAATTGGATTGCCTACTGGAAAACCTTAAAGATCTCAAAGCATTTGAGCTGCGCTCGCACCGAAACTGCAGCCAGCGGAAGTACCAGTATCCCAGAAACCTGGAGGCCCTGCGCCTGCCCGCCTGCATGGTAAACACCAGCGCTGCTGAGATCTTTCAATTGCCCAGGCTCCGTGAACTGACGGCTTTTCTGTGTCAGAATTCGGGGCAGGGTCACCTGGCTGGCGACGATGATGGCAAGGCAAATGCCAGTGCCACTGGAACTGTGTCCGCCTGCCTGCAGCGCATTCGGGGTCGCAACTGTCGGATTGTGGGACTGCGTTTGCAGTGTCGACTGGATGACTGGCCGCTGCCAGTGGCCACCGAGGAGGATGTGTTCCGTTTGCAATCCTTTGCCTGGCACTCGCAGCTGACGGTGCACTACGATGTGGCGGATGGGAGCGTCAAGTGGATGCCACAGCGACCGCAGGCGGCGCGCTCCCTCCTCCGCTTCCTCGCCACCCAGGCAGCCAGTTTGCGGCAATTGGATTTCACGCGTAACGcacatgccacgcccacattcCTCGCCGAGCTGGACGCCCACTTGAGGCGGGCCGGCGCATGTCCTTCCACCCAACTGACAAATACGGATGCGGATGGGAGTGCGGATGCGGCCGAGACAAACGATTTGGCGTTTGTCGAGCTGGAATTGCTGCATTTGCCTAATGAACAAACGGAAGCGGGCACCGGAGAGATGACAGCGATGAGGGATTAGGCCAAAAGGATAATGGATGGGGCATCGCATCTCATCCGATTGCTGACGATAGTGGGCGCGTAATGGCAAATTAGGCCAGAGGAAATGGCATTGGGCAGTCAGCACAGGAGAGTTCATTGATTTCGGCTAAGAAGTAATTAAGCTATGTTAAGCGTTCATATTTTAGAAGAAATCAATTAATTAGGTGTTGTTCATTGGAATCATATGTAAGACTATtgtgcaatttaaaaataaattaaagctcATTAGTATTTAAAACAAGAGAACCTAAAGCATTTCTTATGTGTTCTATGCTTTCTTTGACGAATCATTTTAGAATTTAGAATTTGAACACTTTGATTTTATTGTCATTTAATTTACAGCACATACTTTCTTatcaaacattttcaaaattactAATCAACTTTTGTCACTTTGTATACGATGTAAATTCCAGTTAGGAAAGGTCTTTGCAAATACGATTTTGCATTAGGTCAGCATAGACCATCATAATCTTACTCGAACATAAGCATTTTTGGAGCCCACGTAGCCCTATAATAGCAAAGCTGTTCCCTAATCACTTAGATTGTATGTAagtaaaaatttgaaaaaatcctCTTCTGAATAACTATAACAAAGTATGGTTGATATATCTAATAAGAGTATGTGTTCATTGCATTTTACTTTCATGAATGGATACTGTTAGAAATTCTGTTCTGCTGCCCGATGAGCTGTTTCTGGCCTTCAGTCGGTTTTTGGGATATCAAAAGGATCTGAATTCAGAGGCGACCAGCCCAAATCCTTGCCAGAACAACCTCAGAAGGACCTATCCCATTAGCGACGACGACAGCTACGATCCCTGCCCCACAGTGAGTCGGTTTTCAATGCGACGTAATAACTTTGAGCCAGAGAAAGATCCCCTCTATCGATCCACCTTGAATGGCAGCAGACAGAATGAGTCAATGACACAGAAAGTGGTAAACAAAAGTGCCTTATCCCCttcactttaaaaattataaattcaatttatagCTCCCAGCCTCTTGTAACAAAGACGACGAATATGTGAGTGTGATCCCTTGATTGCTTagccatttatttatataccaCTGAACCTTAGCAATGTTGCAACTTGCCGGATTGTCCGAACAATAGTGCCCCGGCTCAGGATCCTAACAAACCGACATTCCCTTTCGATTCTTTGATTCCTTTTCATCCTTTGGTTAACCAACCCCAACATCCCCGGCATAGTGTCTCACGATCCCACAGCGTCCCCAGACATCACGATAGCCTCCACACACCTCATAGGTTCGATCACCATAACGCCCATCATGTCGTAAGTATTATGAGGTTGAAGATTAGAATCCTTGGTAAAAAGTTAGTCACAGGATCCAGCAAAAGGCTCGCATTCGTCAAAGCCTCATCACCCTAGTACACCCGTGAGTAACTATTAAAAAGGAAATcactataaaatatttctataaatatttacaacgAATAGTGCGAACTGAATGCACCAGGTGGGAATAGGGACTTCACCCACAGCGATAGGTATGACAGGAATCACAGTTCCAGAAATAGCACCTTGTACGATTGGAACGACACATCCCAAATTGGCGTGAACTACGGCGAGTTTCAAAGGCGACAAAGGCTGTTGCATCAAATtcagcaacagcaaaatcagcagcagcaatcgcGACGGCACAATCAGTCCAATATATCATGGTTGGACAGTGACGATCCCATTGTGTTTGTGAGTGACTGCATTACGAAACCCTATCATGCGATGAcaattatacatttatataccAGCAACCAGATCTCAATAGCACGCGAATAAACCAGGATGATTGTCATCAGCAGTCGGTGAAAAAATGCCCTCAGCAGGCACCTCGCCACCAACCAAAGGCTGCTTGTCAGATGTGCAATTCAAGCTGCAGCCCGCAAAGTGTAAGAAATTGATAACTAtagttgttttatttacattaatctttcaaatttaaaattaagacaATACCCCCAATGTACGAATGCGAAAAAACTCCCGAAATGCTACGCAGGCAAACAATGGTGAGTTGTGCATTACGAAAACGGATATTATCCTAATCTATCCTTGACAACAGTGCGAGTCACCACAGCTACAAGGTCGTCAAATGCAGGTTAGTTGTACTATCCATAAAAGTATTTACACTTTTTAAGgcacatatttatatttaaacccAGTATGAGACGGAACTTAATAGAACCAGCTACCTGCAGCCACCTGAGTCTTTAAAAAATGCGAGATGTAGACCCCAACCAAACCAAAGTCTTGGTCAAAATCAGTGTCTAAACGTAAGTGCAAGGCAATAATTGGTCAACTAgtttacaaataatatttatatgaaatacttcaaattatgaaatttttaatatacatttatttaataagagaacaatttttaaattggtttgcCTGTTTTATGATTTACTATCATACTTATTAATTTTACTAGGATGTATCTCTGAATCGCACGCCGCTATGCCAGGATTCCATGAATCACGATCAAAACTCTCGATCCAGAAATAATCCCAGCTGTTGTGGCCAAGGATCTACAGCCTGTGGAAAAAGTATTGAAGACAACCAAAGCCTTGGATGTTGTGGCAATAAGTCTGCGCCCAGAAATCAAACCTATTTGGACATGTCCCAGGCGATGTTGGGGAGATCGTGCTTGAATGTAAGTCTGCAATATTTATATGctctatttaaaaatggataTTTTAGCAAACTTCTTTGGATGAAACCCATCACAACTCTTCTTTGAGGGGACGGTCTATGCGAGTGCCAGTTCAAACACGTAAGACGATATTCTTTTAGACTTTATATGTAAACTTGCTAATGGTAAAGCTTTCAAAAAAGCTGAGGATCGTCTGATCGAGCGCATTCAAAACGAGTTCCTCGAGACCTTGGTAAAGGACCGCTTCTGTCCGGGCATCTTACAAGCTAGTCTCGACGAGCGTGAGGACTTCAACCAGTACGCCCGAGAGATCGCTTTTGCAGGACCCGTTCCGGCCAAACCTGTTCCGGTGGATCCCATCACCATGATAGAAGCCATTAAGCTGCGCATCGACTACGAACGCAAAGAGATCCGAAAGGAAAAAGATAGTGCTGTGGAGCGAGATAGGGACTTAAAAAACCAGTCAAGAGATGGAAGGCCGAGGCGTACCCGACCAATAACCAATGAGGATATCGAAATTCACTTCGATAATAAGAACAACTCCGAGGTCAACGAGGGCGTGGCCGCCTTTTTGAAGGCGGAGATTGAGTATCGGAATACCAATATGGGAACAGTAAGTAAGAGGGACCTCTATTACTATTtataactatttattttcctcTGCACAGGACTCCGCCTTTGATGCCCATATCAATGGCATTGATAGTCACCTAtttgatgaaaaaattaaaatcagttcCTACACAGCATCTACAACTCCAGTTTATAGGTAACTTCACCTGGACTTGTAATCGAACACATTTATTAAACATTcatattttgaataaatgtaGTAATTTCCAATTATTGTCTTTaccttaatttttaattaattttatatttcattgaCTTTCATAGTATCAAGGaattatcaaacaaaaactataAGTCACTAATCTGTCTACACAAAATTCCCCTGAATAATCTACAAATTTATGGGTCAAGGAAAGGAAGTTAATATCATAAAACAAGGGGCTTCCAGTTAGTTCAAACTACTCCGGGTGAGTTTAATATTCCTGACCGATAAGCACAAATTGTTAAGCAGTTAATCAGACTTATGAATGACTTGGAAATGTGCAGTCAATATACACATAATCTTTATTGATGTTTACCGACCTCTTGAGTTTTTCGTCAGACCCTACTTAAATAATCTAATTACTTCTATATAATGCCAAGTTGTAAATTACGTAATTTCTATTCAAGAAACTTTGTTATGCATTGccttaagaaataataaataatgtcTATTAgcagtaaatatttttggtgaATCTCAAGGGGCAGACAAGAGAAATCCGCCGTAAATCaataaacaaatcattttaattttaagtgaaCTGGGGGAAATAATTTTGTACAGCGCCcattttgacaaaaaatgaatattttaaaaacaagacTGATGTAAAATATAATGTGACACactaattaaatgattaatacATCagtgatttaaataaatacgaaatcAACCAAGCCACAAGCAACAAATAAAACCTAAAGAGCAAAGTCTGCGGGTGCTCAGAGCATAATGTTCTGGCTTCTGAAAATATGTCTGGCAAACCACTTTGGGGCGcataaaagtttttaagaGTCGCAGCGAAAAGCCTCGAAGAGAGCTTAAGTTGgggtaaaaagaaaaaataagttGAAAATAAGAAATCAGCTGTTGGCCCACAACCACACAAAGAGTTCCTCCTCGCTTTTTTCTTTATCGCACCGATTTCATTCAGCAGGCTGATTTTTACACCGAATAAGCAAGCACAAAAAGCGATTTAAGCAAATAAACTACATATTATATGTGGTAGCCCGCTTTCGGTATTTGCAGTTTTTAAATGGCTCAACAAGGCGAATATTCATGGATTAATTTCGCTGAGCCTGCATAAATGAATCAATTATGCGACTTTGACTCGTGTTATTTCACCCTTTCTTGCTTTCTGTTTGTATCGAATATCATTTAATGCGCTTTATCAACTTGTTTTAAGCTGCACTTAATTAGCATtactttattgtttttattcagTTTTTCGGTTCAAAGCGCACTTGAAGTTCAGAAATTGCGAAATTTAATACACCATTATTAAATAAACTGTAAGGAACTTTACCACAAACAGAGGCACACTGAATGATGGAAGTACCCGGACTGCGAACACTTCTTCGCCGCGATCTGTACGCCAAACGCGCGTCCCAAACACTGATCCCAACGATCCCGAACCCGAACCGCAGAACCTCCCTGCGATGATCATTATATAGCGACGGCCGCGCCGACGTCGACGCCGGACTTCAATCAATCGCACGCTGCGCCAACAGCCCGGGTTTTCTTTCTTCACATTTTATCAgtgtgaaaaaataaataaaacggcAGCCGAAGCAAAAGCCTCAGACCTTAGATACCGCTCCATAAACGTCACTTGACTCCTACATTCTCTTTTTAAAACCAAGAGACCGGCCTGATAAAGACCGAGCGAGAGTCGCGTTAAATGTTTGGTATATCCTATACGAAGAGGTTTGTATAAACGAGTCATTCtaaatttttgccaaaaaaatgaaaagaagtttttaaagatgtaaagatttttttttttattttgaacataCATAAaagatgtttaaaaataataatacaaatttttaaaacgtagtaaaaatataattgtttgAAAAACCAATCAACTTGAACATAGCGAAGATATTTCCGACcgtttaaataaaagtttaatgaaattaattaaaagtatattaatgcaataaaataatacaaattaaaagaacTTGATTAAAAGCTTCTTAAGCTCATTTTTAGTGCTAAAACTTATTAAAGCAGAGTATTCTTTGCAATGATGGGGCTTTCCCATAAACgaattattcatttaaaatgaGAAATATAACAACAATTTACTTATATGAACAATAACATAAGTATGTTGATAGCTATGCCTTAAAATTgaccttgaaatattttaaggaaATTTTCAAGTTTATTTTGCATTCTGTTTTTGCAACAATTCTATCAGACATTTTTCACAAATGGTAATGTACTTTTATAAGCAacctatttttgttttataaacaaCGCGAATTCGATTGAGCAATGGGTAAGAATGAATAAAAGCGTGGACCACCCAAAATGCGGCCAATATccacaaaaaattattgctcCCGGGGAAAACACACATTTGCAGACGTAGAATGcgaaaatctataaaattttAGTGATGTTTTGTCAAAAGAAAGTGGTAAAATTAATTAGTGAAATTCCTTCCAGTGCATTTAAAAAGAGAAATTCAATTGAATACCATTTATTAATctataaaagtataaaaaatgtgtttttcgaATCACTTAAAGACCGTGCTTAAAATTAAGTAGCTCCTAACGGCAAGAATTGTGTTCGTAAAATGGTATTCAATTATAAGCAAAGCACTAGGGTATCGTAGCGATCAAATAGTTGTGGTTTGCTCTAAAATCTTAGCACTTTCTGCATTCACTAATCCCTTTAAATTACAATGCAGCCcattattttgtttacaatgaaatttctttgattttttggTTCCCAGAGTAATGGTTTCGCCGTAAATGGTTTGCACATTGCCAAGCACGTGgaagatatatttttggcTTTGCTATTTTTGGTCATGGATGTGCAAAtgtttaaatatgtatatgcaaagcaaataaaattccaaaagGATTACAAAACCAGGAAAGACAAAAGTGAGGTACACACAAGCACAAGCATCCGGAGAATGGGagtcataaataaattcataactGCATCCCATGCAAATTTCACAGAGCAAATGCTTCAAGCTAGCGTTTCTGAGGAGAGCTGATTCAGATCGTAAGCACTGTCTGGCCTAATGTATGAATGCCTTTATGGTTATGGCTGGGTGTGTTTGTGAGGCACGGATTAAGGGCCTTAAATGAATTTATGGCATGTGCTAATCCCAAGGGCTTAGCAGCCCCCGCTTTGTCTATATAATAGGTTTTAAGTCACAGCCTTTACCCAATGACTGagtagttttttgttttctaataTTTGTAATCTAACTTAAGTAATCAATCAGAGATGACTGCACTGCAATTAGCTAGTTTTCCTAAAATACTGTTTAATTTCTGTTCGTTTcactattactatttttatagaaGCGTTTTATGAAGTCATCATTGTGATAAATTTGTGGTGGCTAATTGAGGTCTTCAGACTCACTCATCAAGGCAcccattaaaaatttaatttggctgCGATTTTATGAACACATTTTCCTTTCCatattttcttcatttttattttttatacaaaaactaAACTGCACGCATATTTATTTCCCATAATATACAAAGCGGAAACAAGCTTAATAGATTCGAGGTGAAACAGTTTATATTATACTCAGCATCCGATCTATATAACATTTCATAAACATCGTGCATAAATTGtgcggaaaataaatattgtaaaataattgTGTCAgaaaaaatacgaatattaaaaagaaaaattcatTGCTATGATTGCATAgcagttttaaattaatattaatgtttaaatGAAAATCACCCCCATTCAGCGTTCTGAGATTTCTTCggcattatattatatttgatgatataatatttatttttaaacaattttatctTAATGTAGGttaaaaagttaatttcgTAGCATAAAATGAATAAGGTCTTTAAATTAGTATTGAAACCACATCAGCCCCGCGCATACCTGCGACTTTTGATCTAATCACTATATCAAATGTTTACCCAACCAATTTGAGGCATCCAGCTCCCCGTGCCGAGCAGATACAAGGTTCGATTAGTCGCATAAACAAAAGCCCCCGAAATACAAAATTGTTTGGCCGTATAATTAGTGCACTCGACGGGTGGCAAGTGGGCGGGAAGAGGCGGGGTAAAGCGGAGTAAGGCGGAGAAAGGCGGGGAAATCGATGGGAACCTAACCAGACCAGTTGCATTGATGATTTGGTGAAATTTCAGTTTGCAACATTTTGCGGTGGTAGATTGGGCCGCATTGTGAGCGGGTCTTAATTCAGTTACACGGGAGTGCTTCCTTCCCTCCCCCGAAAGGACCTAGAATAGGGCGTGGGGTCGTGGAACCTGATTATGCGTTGTTTTGGCACTTAATATGATGAAATATGCAGAGTACCATTAGCCCGGGATGGGATTTGGAAATGGTGGCGGGAAATAGTGGGTGCACATGATTGCAAAACGCACACTGCCTGCAGTAAATTATGCAACAAGATTCCCTCAACTTGTTGCAAAACCGGAGCGAACATCGCGTTGCGAAGAAAAATTTCCCAATCGAGGCTGGATTTTACACAGCTGCATACTTTCGTGCGCAGCTGGAAAATGGTTCTGCAAGCAAAGTTTGATCCCGAAATATTTTCGTCTCAGTTGCAAGGCAAACAGAAATCACAGaatgtttcaaaataaatgGTAAAACCAAGACAAGATTGAAATGTATTCAGTTATGGAATCAATTTTGGTATCtcgataaaaaattaaaatccaaATAGGTTTATCAAGGAGCACGGCACTGTGAACCAGTTTCGCACATAATCAAGTGCAGGCGGCCAATTTGCAACTGCTGCAGACAGATGTGCCCCCTCTCCCTCTGCTTGCATTCCATCTCTTTCACGACGTCAAAGGCAATTAGCATGCAAAACAAGTCGAAGCCATGAATGCACATCTTACGCACACACCCAGCCTGGCATTTATGTGGAAATGCATAAATATTACCCAAATACAGTGGTACTTATGTTGGCCTAAGTGTGCACGACTGCAGACAGTGCGCGACATATCGAAAATGGCACGTTGCTAT
This window of the Drosophila biarmipes strain raj3 chromosome 3L, RU_DBia_V1.1, whole genome shotgun sequence genome carries:
- the LOC108027971 gene encoding uncharacterized protein LOC108027971 isoform X2; protein product: MDTVRNSVLLPDELFLAFSRFLGYQKDLNSEATSPNPCQNNLRRTYPISDDDSYDPCPTVSRFSMRRNNFEPEKDPLYRSTLNGSRQNESMTQKLPASCNKDDEYQCCNLPDCPNNSAPAQDPNKPTFPFDSLIPFHPLVNQPQHPRHSVSRSHSVPRHHDSLHTPHRFDHHNAHHVDPAKGSHSSKPHHPSTPCELNAPGGNRDFTHSDRYDRNHSSRNSTLYDWNDTSQIGVNYGEFQRRQRLLHQIQQQQNQQQQSRRHNQSNISWLDSDDPIVFQPDLNSTRINQDDCHQQSVKKCPQQAPRHQPKAACQMCNSSCSPQSTIPPMYECEKTPEMLRRQTMCESPQLQGRQMQYETELNRTSYLQPPESLKNARCRPQPNQSLGQNQCLNDVSLNRTPLCQDSMNHDQNSRSRNNPSCCGQGSTACGKSIEDNQSLGCCGNKSAPRNQTYLDMSQAMLGRSCLNQTSLDETHHNSSLRGRSMRVPVQTPEDRLIERIQNEFLETLVKDRFCPGILQASLDEREDFNQYAREIAFAGPVPAKPVPVDPITMIEAIKLRIDYERKEIRKEKDSAVERDRDLKNQSRDGRPRRTRPITNEDIEIHFDNKNNSEVNEGVAAFLKAEIEYRNTNMGTDSAFDAHINGIDSHLFDEKIKISSYTASTTPVYR
- the LOC108027971 gene encoding uncharacterized protein LOC108027971 isoform X1, with the translated sequence MDTVRNSVLLPDELFLAFSRFLGYQKDLNSEATSPNPCQNNLRRTYPISDDDSYDPCPTVSRFSMRRNNFEPEKDPLYRSTLNGSRQNESMTQKVLPASCNKDDEYQCCNLPDCPNNSAPAQDPNKPTFPFDSLIPFHPLVNQPQHPRHSVSRSHSVPRHHDSLHTPHRFDHHNAHHVDPAKGSHSSKPHHPSTPCELNAPGGNRDFTHSDRYDRNHSSRNSTLYDWNDTSQIGVNYGEFQRRQRLLHQIQQQQNQQQQSRRHNQSNISWLDSDDPIVFQPDLNSTRINQDDCHQQSVKKCPQQAPRHQPKAACQMCNSSCSPQSTIPPMYECEKTPEMLRRQTMCESPQLQGRQMQYETELNRTSYLQPPESLKNARCRPQPNQSLGQNQCLNDVSLNRTPLCQDSMNHDQNSRSRNNPSCCGQGSTACGKSIEDNQSLGCCGNKSAPRNQTYLDMSQAMLGRSCLNQTSLDETHHNSSLRGRSMRVPVQTPEDRLIERIQNEFLETLVKDRFCPGILQASLDEREDFNQYAREIAFAGPVPAKPVPVDPITMIEAIKLRIDYERKEIRKEKDSAVERDRDLKNQSRDGRPRRTRPITNEDIEIHFDNKNNSEVNEGVAAFLKAEIEYRNTNMGTDSAFDAHINGIDSHLFDEKIKISSYTASTTPVYR
- the LOC108027971 gene encoding uncharacterized protein LOC108027971 isoform X3 is translated as MRRNNFEPEKDPLYRSTLNGSRQNESMTQKVLPASCNKDDEYQCCNLPDCPNNSAPAQDPNKPTFPFDSLIPFHPLVNQPQHPRHSVSRSHSVPRHHDSLHTPHRFDHHNAHHVDPAKGSHSSKPHHPSTPCELNAPGGNRDFTHSDRYDRNHSSRNSTLYDWNDTSQIGVNYGEFQRRQRLLHQIQQQQNQQQQSRRHNQSNISWLDSDDPIVFQPDLNSTRINQDDCHQQSVKKCPQQAPRHQPKAACQMCNSSCSPQSTIPPMYECEKTPEMLRRQTMCESPQLQGRQMQYETELNRTSYLQPPESLKNARCRPQPNQSLGQNQCLNDVSLNRTPLCQDSMNHDQNSRSRNNPSCCGQGSTACGKSIEDNQSLGCCGNKSAPRNQTYLDMSQAMLGRSCLNQTSLDETHHNSSLRGRSMRVPVQTPEDRLIERIQNEFLETLVKDRFCPGILQASLDEREDFNQYAREIAFAGPVPAKPVPVDPITMIEAIKLRIDYERKEIRKEKDSAVERDRDLKNQSRDGRPRRTRPITNEDIEIHFDNKNNSEVNEGVAAFLKAEIEYRNTNMGTDSAFDAHINGIDSHLFDEKIKISSYTASTTPVYR
- the LOC108028595 gene encoding uncharacterized protein LOC108028595, translating into MRFRTCVTIGHTEAARSRGLMELDDDCLLMICEHLALAEQLRLMALQEERLSSLILRLWTIRYAQQFDFRRELQLKLLAPDEQAEVLDHLGQRTRALINLPGTGEGCRKWLKRKRRSLNQLLKISFTKSNAFVVQKLPELSPNLVDLKLGEGEDLTPPELDCLLENLKDLKAFELRSHRNCSQRKYQYPRNLEALRLPACMVNTSAAEIFQLPRLRELTAFLCQNSGQGHLAGDDDGKANASATGTVSACLQRIRGRNCRIVGLRLQCRLDDWPLPVATEEDVFRLQSFAWHSQLTVHYDVADGSVKWMPQRPQAARSLLRFLATQAASLRQLDFTRNAHATPTFLAELDAHLRRAGACPSTQLTNTDADGSADAAETNDLAFVELELLHLPNEQTEAGTGEMTAMRD